In Solidesulfovibrio carbinoliphilus subsp. oakridgensis, the sequence GCCACGTCCCGGGCGGCCGAATGGGGCATGCCGGTCCTGGCCATGGTCTACGCCCGGGGCCCCAAGGTCAAAAACGAATACGACGCCGAGGTGGTGGCCCACTGCGCCCGGGTCGGCACCGAGCTCGGCGCCGACGTGGTCAAGGTGCCCTACACCGGGGACATCGAGTCCTTTTCCAGGGTCACCGACGCCTGCTGCGTGCCGGTGGTCATCGCCGGCGGGGCCAAGATGGACAACGACCGCGATCTCCTGCAAATGGCCCACGACTCCATCCAGGCCGGCGGCTCGGGCCTGTCCATCGGCCGCAACATCTTCCAGCACCGCCAGCCGGCCCGGATCGTCCAGGCCCTGCACGGCATCGTCCACCTCGATTGGGAAGTGGACCAGGCCCTCGAACTCCTGAAGGACTAGCCGACATGACCAAGGAAATCTGGCTCAAAGTCATTCCCTTCGACAAGAATATCGTGACCCTCGGCCTCGAATCCGGCGTGGACGGATTCGTGGCCGAGGCGGCCGACGCGGAAAAAATCCAGGCCCTTGGCCGCACCAAGGTCATGACCCCGGACGGATTCGACATGATCCCCATCTGCTGCAAGGACGACGAGGGCACGGCCGTCGAGGCGCTCAAGGCCTGCCGGCCGGTCTTTTTGGCCAAGGGCTGGGAGATCATTCCGGTCGAGAACATCCTGGCCTGCACCGAGGGCCTTGGCCTCGAATGCGAGAGCCTCGACCGGGCGAGACTCGCCGCCGGGGTCCTGGAGCGCGGGGCGGACAGGCTCCTCATCACGCCGGAAGCCGTCTGCGACCTCAAGACCATCGTCAATGAACTGAAACTCTCCCAGGGCACCCTCGACATGGTCCCGGCCGTCATCACCAACATCGAGCACGCGGGCCTTGGCCACCGGGTCTGCGTGGACACGACCAGCATCTTAAAGACCGGCGAGGGCATGCTCGTCGGCAACTCCTCGGCCTTCACCTTCCTGGTCAACGCCGAGACCGAGTCCAACCCCTACGTGGCGGCCCGGCCCTTCCGGATCAACGCCGGCGCGGTCCACGCCTACTGCCAGATGCCCGGCGACAAGACCCGGTACCTGGAGGAGCTGGCCGCCGGCTCGGAGGTCCTCATCGCCTCCCACACCGGGGCCACCAAGACGGCCGTGGTCGGCCGGGTCAAGACCGAAATCCGGCCCATGCTGCTCATAACGGCCACGGTCGAGGGCAAGGAAGGCAAGGTCTTTTTGCAAAACGCCGAGACCATCCGGCTCGTGACCCCGGCCGGGAAACCCGTCAGCGTGGTGACCCTCGCCGTCGGCGACACCGTGCTCGTGCGCACGGACGTGGCCGGCCGCCATTTCGGCATGCGCATCACCGAAGACATCAAGGAAGGCTGAGATGACTGCCAACGCGACAGGCAACACGGGGGGCGACGCGCCGGCCGACGGTCCGGGCGACGACGCCCGGACGGGGTCCCTGGAAGAGGCCCTGCTCGATCTGCGCCGGGGCATCGACGCCACGGACGACGCCATCCTGGAACTCCTAAACCGCCGGGCGGCCTACAGCCTGGAGGTCGGCCGCCGCAAGGACGGCCGGGACAGCGCCATCTTCAAGCCCTTCCGCGAGCAGGAGGTCCTCGACCGGCTGACCGGTCAAAACCCGGGCCCGCTGCCGGCCGCCCACCTCCTCTCCATCTACCGGGAGATCCTCTCGTCCTCCCGCCGGCTCCAACGCCCCGAGCGGGTGGCCTACCTCGGCCCGGAAGGCACCTTCTCCCACTTCGCGGCCATGGCCGCCCTCGGCCATTCCCCGGACTTCCTGCCCCAGCCGACCATCGGCGATGTCTTTGCGGCCGTGGCCGCCAAACAGGCCGACCTCGGGGTGGTGCCCCTCGAAAACTCGCTCCAGGGCACGGTCGGCCAGAGTCTCGACAACTTCCAGCGCCACGCCGTCTTCATCCAGGCCGAGATCTCCTGCCGGGTGAGCCACGCCCTGCTGTCCATGGCCACGGACCTCGGCGCCATCGACACCGTCTACTCGCACCCCCAGCCCCTGGCCCAGTGCGCGGCCTGGCTCAAAACCCACCTGCCGGCGGCCCGGGTCATCCCCACGGACTCGACCGCGGCCGCCGCGGCCAGGCTCGCCGCCGAGCCCCGCGCCGCCTCCATCGGCCACGTGAAACTGGCCGCCATGCACGGCCTCCATGTCCTCGCCAGCCCCATCGAGGACCTGCCCGACAACTGGACCCGGTTTTTCATCATCGGGCCCGAGGATACCAAGCAGCAGACCCGGGACAAGACCTCCATCCTTTTTACCGTGCCAAACCGCCCGGGCGCCCTCTACCAGGTCCTCTCGCACCTGGCCGGCGAGGGCATCAACCTGACCAAGCTCGAATCGCGGCCCATCCGGGGCGAGAAATGGCAGTACGTCTTTTTCGCCGACCTCCAGTGCGACATCACCCGCGAGGAATACAAAAAGCTCCTGGCCACGCTCAAGGAGCAGACCCACAGCCTGCGCATCCTCGGCTGCTACCCGGCCGGCAGGCAGGTGGATCTGGCCGATGGCGACACGGGAAAAACAGAAGCGTAGGGAAGAAAAGATTTCCGGGGGGGAATCATTCCCCCCGGACCCCCAGAACGGGAAAAAAGGAAATCGCATGCCGACCGTCACCGCCCCGCCATCCAAGTCCGTGTCGCACCGGGCCGTCATCGCCGCGAGCCTGGCCGCCGGCACGAGCCGATTGACCGGCGTCCTCGACAGCCAGGACCTGACCCGGACCCGGGAATGCCTGGCCGCCATGGGCGCGGCCTTCCACCCCCAAAGCGACGGCTCGGTCATCGTCTCCGGCACCGCCGGCCGGCCCCAGGGCGGGGATGCCGAGACCGAGGACCCGATCGTCCTCGATGTCGGCGAATCCGGCACCACCTGCCGGCTTTTGACCGCCGTGGCCGCCGCCGGACGCGGCGTCTTCGAGATCCGGGGCCACGGCCGCATGCACGACCGGCCCATCGGCGAGCTGATCCGGGCCCTCATGCCCCTTGGCCTCGAAGCCCTCTACCTCGGCAAGTCCAACTGCCCGCCGGTCGTCCTGGTCGGCAAGGGCCTGCGCGGCGGCACCACGTCGATCTCCCTCGAAGACAGCTCCCAGTTCCTCTCCGGCCTGCTCCTGGCCGCGCCCATGGCCACCGCCCCGCTGACCATCGAGATTTCCGGCCAAAAGACCGTGTCCTGGCCCTACGTGGCCATCACCCTCTCGACACTCTCCGACTTCGGCGTGCCCTTTGTCGTGGAGACCCTCTCCGGCGACGCCTGGACGGCCACGGACTGGAAAAAGCTGACCGATGTCACTCCCGGGAAGGTCCGCTTCGCCATGCGCCCGGCCGGCTACGTCCCCCGCGACTATGCCGTGGAAGGCGACTGGTCGAGCGCCTCCTATTTCCTGGCCGCCGGGGCCATCGGCCAGGCCCCCGTCACCGTGACCGGCCTGCGCGCCGATTCGCTCCAGGGCGACCGGGCCATGCTCGACATCCTCATCCGCATGGGCGCGCGCATCGAAATGACGAGCCAGGGCATCACCGTCTTCCCGAGCGAACTCGTGGGCCAGGACCTGGACATGGGCCGCTGCCCGGACCTCGTGCCGACCGTCGCCGTGGCCGCCTGCTTCGCCGCCGGCGAGACCGTCATCC encodes:
- a CDS encoding 2-amino-3,7-dideoxy-D-threo-hept-6-ulosonate synthase produces the protein MLLGKAVRLERIFNRNTHRAIIVPMDHGVTVGPIAGLIDMRDAVNQVAEGGANAVLMHKGLPRCSHRGRGRDVGLIIHLSASTSLSPYPNAKALVATVEDAIKLGADAVSLHINLGDETERDMLAHLGEATSRAAEWGMPVLAMVYARGPKVKNEYDAEVVAHCARVGTELGADVVKVPYTGDIESFSRVTDACCVPVVIAGGAKMDNDRDLLQMAHDSIQAGGSGLSIGRNIFQHRQPARIVQALHGIVHLDWEVDQALELLKD
- a CDS encoding 3-dehydroquinate synthase II family protein — its product is MTKEIWLKVIPFDKNIVTLGLESGVDGFVAEAADAEKIQALGRTKVMTPDGFDMIPICCKDDEGTAVEALKACRPVFLAKGWEIIPVENILACTEGLGLECESLDRARLAAGVLERGADRLLITPEAVCDLKTIVNELKLSQGTLDMVPAVITNIEHAGLGHRVCVDTTSILKTGEGMLVGNSSAFTFLVNAETESNPYVAARPFRINAGAVHAYCQMPGDKTRYLEELAAGSEVLIASHTGATKTAVVGRVKTEIRPMLLITATVEGKEGKVFLQNAETIRLVTPAGKPVSVVTLAVGDTVLVRTDVAGRHFGMRITEDIKEG
- the pheA gene encoding prephenate dehydratase; protein product: MTANATGNTGGDAPADGPGDDARTGSLEEALLDLRRGIDATDDAILELLNRRAAYSLEVGRRKDGRDSAIFKPFREQEVLDRLTGQNPGPLPAAHLLSIYREILSSSRRLQRPERVAYLGPEGTFSHFAAMAALGHSPDFLPQPTIGDVFAAVAAKQADLGVVPLENSLQGTVGQSLDNFQRHAVFIQAEISCRVSHALLSMATDLGAIDTVYSHPQPLAQCAAWLKTHLPAARVIPTDSTAAAAARLAAEPRAASIGHVKLAAMHGLHVLASPIEDLPDNWTRFFIIGPEDTKQQTRDKTSILFTVPNRPGALYQVLSHLAGEGINLTKLESRPIRGEKWQYVFFADLQCDITREEYKKLLATLKEQTHSLRILGCYPAGRQVDLADGDTGKTEA
- the aroA gene encoding 3-phosphoshikimate 1-carboxyvinyltransferase; protein product: MPTVTAPPSKSVSHRAVIAASLAAGTSRLTGVLDSQDLTRTRECLAAMGAAFHPQSDGSVIVSGTAGRPQGGDAETEDPIVLDVGESGTTCRLLTAVAAAGRGVFEIRGHGRMHDRPIGELIRALMPLGLEALYLGKSNCPPVVLVGKGLRGGTTSISLEDSSQFLSGLLLAAPMATAPLTIEISGQKTVSWPYVAITLSTLSDFGVPFVVETLSGDAWTATDWKKLTDVTPGKVRFAMRPAGYVPRDYAVEGDWSSASYFLAAGAIGQAPVTVTGLRADSLQGDRAMLDILIRMGARIEMTSQGITVFPSELVGQDLDMGRCPDLVPTVAVAACFAAGETVIRNVAHLRLKESDRIESVAENCIQAGAVVTVLPDGMRIKPRPLPRGERVAFSAFCDHRLAMSAALFELAGIEVALDEPACVAKSFPEFWEKWDEVRRG